From the genome of Streptacidiphilus sp. PB12-B1b:
GCGGTGCACGGCGACCGCGCCGCCGCGGATGGCGAAGCCGACCAGGGCGTCCGGCGGGACCGGGGTGCAGCAGCGGGCGAGCCGGACCGGCGCGTCCGGCAGCCCGGCAGCGACCACCGCCGCCGACTGCGACTGCCGGGGCGCCTCGGCGGCGGAGGCGGCGGCTCTGGGCGCGGACGCCCGGGGCGCGGCAGTTCTGGGCGCGGCGGCCGGGGGCCCGGACGGCGGGTGCTCCTGGTCGGCCGGGGGCTGCGGGGCGGCCGGGTGTTCGGCCAGCCAGCGTTCGATGGCGATGCGGGCCGAGGGCGTCCGGGCGTGGGCGAGCCACTCCGGATCGGGACCGCCCGGTTCGCCGCCGGGCTCGCCCGGTTCACCGGACTCGGTGAGGACGTCCACCGCGTCGCCGTCGCGCAGCAGGGTGGACAGGGCGGTGAGCCGGCCGTTGACCCGGGCGCCGATACATCGGTGGCCGACGTCCTCGCCGAGGGCGTAGGCGACGTCCACACAGCTGGAGCCGGAGGGCAGCTGGAGCGTGCCGCCGCCCTCGGTGACCACGGTCAGCTCGCCGTCGCCGGAGAGGTCGGCGGTGAGGGCGGACCAGAAGGTGTCGGCGTCCGGGGTCTCCCGCTGCCAGTCGAGCAGCCGGGCCAGCCAGCCGGGCCGGGCCGGGTCGGTGCGGTCCAGCTCGTCCCGCTCGGGCGTGGAACCGGGCCCGGCGCCGTCGCCGCCCTCGGCGGGCTGCTCCTCGGCGGTGCCGCCCCCGGGGGTGTCCAGCGCGACCACGCCGAACTCGGCGACCCGGTGCATGTGTTCGGTCCGCACCAGGACCTCGACCACCTGGCCGGGGCCGGTGGTGACGGCGGTGTGCAGCGACTGGTAGAGGTTGAACTTGGGACCGGCGATGAAGTCCTTGAACTCCCCCGGCAGCGGCGTCCAGCAGGTGTGCAGCTCGCCCAGGACGGCGTAGCAGTCGGCGTTCTCCTCGACCACGACCAGCAGCCGGCCGAAGTCGCACGGCGTCAGCTCGGTGCGGTGGAGCAGGGCGCGGTGCACCGAGACGCAGTGCCGGGGGCGGACGGTGACCTCGGCCTGGATCCGGGCCTCGCGCAGCTGCCGCCGCAGCAGCCCGGCGAACTCGCCGAGCGGATCGGCCTCGGCGCGTTCGTGGGCGGCGAGGAGCTCCTGGGTGCGGGCGTACTCCTCCGGGTGGAGGGTGGCGAAGACGATGTCCTCCAGCTCGGTCTTGACCACCTGGATGCCGAGCCGTTCGGCGAGCGGGATCAGGACGTCCCGGGTGACCTTGGCGATGCGCACCTGGCTGGCGGGCTTCATGTGCCGGATGGTGCGCATGTTGTGCAGCCGGTCGGCGAGTTTGATGACCATCACCCGGACGTCCTCGCCGGTGGCCAGCAGCATCTTGCGGAAGGTCTCGGCCTCGGCGGCGGCGCCGAAGTCGACCTTCTCCAACTTGGTGACGCCGTCGACCAGATAGGCGACCTCGTCGCCGAAGCCCGCGCGCACCTGATCCAGGGTCACCGCCGTGTCCTCGACCGTGTCGTGGAGCAGCGAGGCGACCAGCGCCGTGGTCTCCGCGCCCAGTTGGGCGAGGATCATGGTGACCGCGAGCGGATGGGTGATGTAGGGCTCGCCGCTCTTGCGGGTCTGCCCGCGGTGGGAGGCCTCGGCAACCTCGTAGGCCCGCCCGAGCAGGGCGATGTCGGCCCCGGGGTGGTGGCTGCGGTGGGCCCGGACGACGGGCTCCATGGCGTCCGCGAGCTGCGGTCTGGGGCCGCCCGCGAGCAGCGCGGCGAAACCGGCGCGGCCCAGCCCGGAGCGGGCCCGGGCGCGGCGCAGGGCGCCGCCGCCGCGCGGCGCGGCGGTCGGCGGTGAGACGGCCCGGCGGCCGTCCAGCGGGATGACGGGCGGGATGACGGGAAGATCACCGGCATTGATGTTCATGCGCACCTCCGGCAGCGATCACCGGAGTGGGCAGGCACCCCGATGGTCCATCCTACCGAGTGGAGCACGCTGGGCGACGCCGTGTATTCCCAACGTCACCTTGATCACCCATTCGGGGGATTTGAAACGCTTGCGAAGTGGCAAGGCTTTGAGGTTGCGGCGTCAGCCGGCGGCGAGCCAGTCGGCGTCCGCCACGCCCTCGGCCAGGACCACCGCCGGGCCGGTCATCTCGACCGTGCCGTCCGGCAGTTCGGTGATCTCCAGGCGTCCGCCGGGGACGTCCACGGTGTAGCTGGCGGGCTGCCCGGTGACGGCGGGGTCCAGGCCGTCGCGGCGGGCGGCGGCGACCATGACGGCGCAGGCGCCGGTGCCGCAGGAGCGGGTCTCGCCGGAGCCGCGCTCGTGCACCCGCATGGCCACGTGGCGCGGGCCCCGGTCGACCACGAACTCAACGTTCACGCCGGTCGGGTAGACCCCGGCCGGGGCGACCGGCGGGGCGGTCAGCAGGTCGCCCGCGTGGTCGAGGTCGTCCACGAAGGCGACCGCGTGCGGATTGCCCATGTTGACGTTGAGTGCGGGCCAGTTGCGCTCGCCGACGGTCACCCGGATGCCGTCCGGGCCGGGCAGGTCGGCGCGGCCCATGCGTACCGTGACCGGGGCGGGGCCGTCCGGGCCGTCGGCGGCGAGCCGGGCCCGGCGGATTCCGGCCCGGGTGGCGACGGCCAGCTCGCCCGGCTCGGCGAGCCCGGCCAGGACCAGGTAGCGGGCGAAGACCCGGACGCCGTTGCCGCACATCTCGGCGATGCTGCCGTCGGCGTTGCGGTAGTCCATGAACCACTCGGCCTCGTCGGCCATGGCCCGGGCCTCCGGGTGGGCGGCGGAGCGGACGACGCGCAGCAGGCCGTCGCCGCCGATCCCGGCGCGGCGGTCGCACAGCCGGGCCACGGCGGCCGGTCCCAGCTCGATCCGGCCGTCCGGGTCGGGCACGATGACGAAGTCGTTCTCGGTGCCGTGCCCCTTGAGGAACCGCAGGCCCTTCAGCATCTCGCTCACCCGCCCATCCTACGGGGGCGGTACCGGCGCGGCGGCCGGTCAGCCGTTGATGCGGGCGACCCGCCAGACCGCCAGTGCCAGCAGGAACGCCGCGATCGCGGTGTACGCCAGCAGCGCCCGCCAGTCGGCCGCGCGGCCGGACCCCTGCCGGGGCAGACCCGGCCAGGCGTACCCGGCGCGCCGGGTGGCCATGGCGGCCCAGCCGGCCGAGGCGGCGGTGAGCAGCAGCCCGAGCATGCCGACGACCGCGCCGCCGCCGCCGGACTCGAACGCCAGCGGGAAGGCGAACATCAGCGAGCCGATGGTGGCGACCGCGATGATGGGGATGATCTGCCACAGCCTCAGACGCCCTACGGGGCGCAGCTCGCGCTCGGTGACCGGGCCGATCTCCAGGCCCTGGCCGGGCAGCGGTTCGGAGTCGAGGCCGTCGGGCCCGAACGGGTCGCCGTGCAGCCGATGGATCTCGGGGCCGGTATCCATGGACACGCGGCCTCCCTGTGCGCTGGTGACCGACGGCCGCTGCGACCCGGTCTGCTGAATCTCGATGATTGATGATGGCACGTGCACCTCATCTCTCGGGGCTCGTACGGGCCTCGGCGGTGATCCGTGGCCATGACGTGATCAGGCCGTAACACCCCACCTACCGCCCGCTCACGTGCACCCGTTCGAGAGCCCGCCCCACCAGCACAGATGGATGCTCGTCGGCGCTCCGGGAGAGCCAGTGCACCCGGGGGTCGCGGCGGAACCAGGACTCCTGACGGCGCGCGAATCGCCGGGTGGCGCGCACGGTCTCGGCGCGCGCCTCCTGCTCGCTGCACTCCCCGTCGAGCTGGGCCAGGGCCTGCTGGTAGCCGAGGGCGCGGGAGGCGGTGCGCCCGTCGCGCAGGCCCACCGCCGCGAGCGCCTCGACCTCCTGGACGAGCCCGGCCTCCCACATCCGGTCGACCCGCAGCGCGATCCGCTCGTCCAGCTCCGGCCGGGGCAGCTGCACCCCGATCTGCACGGTGTCGTACACCGATTGGTGGCCGGGCAGGTTGGCGGTGAAGGACTTGCCGGTGATCTCCACGACCTCCAGTGCCCGGACGATCCGGCGGCCGTTGCTGGGCAGGATCGCCTGCGCCGCCGGCGGGTCGACCTCGGCGAGCCGCCGGTGCAGCGCGCCGGAGCCCTCGGCCTCCAGCTCGGCCTCCAGCCGCGCCCGGACCTCCGCATCCGTGCCGGGGAACTCCAACTCGTCCACGGCTGCCCGGACGTAGAGCCCGGAGCCGCCGACCAGCACCGGCGTCCGGCCCTGGGCGAGCAGCGCGTCGATCACCTCGCGGGCCATCCGCTGGTACTCCGCGACGCTGGCGGCGACGGTCACGTCCCAGACGTCGAGCAGGTGGTGCGGCACTCCCCGGCGCTCCTGCGGCGTGAGTTTCGCCGTGCCGATGTCCATGCCCCGGTAGAGCTGCATGGAGTCGGTGTTCACCACCTCGCCGCCGAGTTCCAGCGCCAAGGCCACGCCGAGATCTGACTTTCCGGCGGCTGTTGCGCCGACGACGGTGATGACACGCGGGATACGGGGGATGTTCACCGGGACAGTCTCGCAAATCAACGATTCATCCAGTGCACGGATCAGGCACGGCTCGTACGCTATGACCGACTAGGGGTGCTTTGCCCGCTTCGCGGCGGTACCCGGACCCACTACGAAGGAGCCGCCATGGGCATCTCCGACAGCCTCAAGGACGCCTTGGGCCAGGCCAAGGACAAGGCCACCGAGCTCGCGGGGAAGCACAGCTCGACCATCGACTCGGGCCTGGACAAGGTCGGTGAGATGGCCGACAAGGCGACCAAGGGCAAGTACAGCGACCAGATCCTCAGCGGTCGTGACAAGGCCAAGCACGCATTGGACAACCTGGCCGCCGACAAGCCCGTGGTGCCGGGCGAGACGGTGACCCCGCCCGAGTCCCCCTGACCCGAGCGGCAAGGGGGCGCGGCCCGGACTCCGGGGCGCGCCCTCGCCGTCCCAGAGCTCGGCTCCGGGCGGCTCAGCTCCAGGCGGCCACGAAGTAGCCGACGCCGTAGGGCGCGGCCTCGTACAGCAGCTCGGCCTTCAGCCGCCCGGCGTCGTCCGGCCCGGCCGCACCGGCCAGGACCTGCCAGGGCGCGCGGCCGGAGGCCATCAGTTCGAAGGCCAACTCGTCGTCCAGCGAGGCCAGTCCGCCGTCCGGGTCGGTCCTGGTCAGGCTGCGGGCGATGCGCGCGTCGAAGCCCTCGGCCCGCTCGTCCAGGTAGCCGGGGGCCTTCACCGAGCGGCGGGCGCTGCCCTCGCCGAGCACCAGCAGCCCGACCCGCTCGGCGGAGTCCGCCAGGTGCAGGCCGTTCTCGGCGCACACCCGCGGCTCCAGGTAGTCCGGGACGGCCAGCGCGCGGACCGCGCCCGCCCAGCCGGCCCGCTCCAGCAGCCACGCGCCGACCGCCAGCGACGGCGGCAGCGCCTCGGCGGCGTCCGACCCGGGATCGGCCTGCCCGGCGGCGGCACCGGCCCCGAGCCGGACCGGCAGGTCCACGCCGAACGGCTGGAAGCCGCCCGGCGCGCCCTGCTCGAAGGTCTCGTGCCGGGCCCCCGGCCCGACCGCCACGATCAGCTGCGGCCCGGCCGCGAGCACCGTGCGCAGCGCCGCGTCACAGGCCGCGCGCAGCTCGTCCAGTTCGGGTGCGGCGCCCGAGGCGACCTCGGGGACCAGCAGCGGCGGGCAGGGGCAGACGGCAGCGGCGACCAGCATGAGGACGACCCTACCGGGCGTCAGCGACAGGCCGGAGCGTCCGACGGCGGCAGCGGCGCGGGCACGCCGATGCCCGGCAGGCCCAGCATCACCCCGGCGGGCTTGGCCGCCGCCTCGCTCTGCCGCTTCTCCCAGGCGTCACCCGCGCGCGTGCGGCGCACGGCCAGTGGGGCGCCCTCGGCGAGCAGGTGGTGCGGGGCGGCGTAGGTGAGCTGGACGGTGACCATGTCGCCCGGCCGGACGGGCTCGCTCGGGCGGGTGAAGTGGACGAGCCGGCTGTCCGGCGCGCGGCCGGAGAGCCGGTCGGTGTGCTGGTCCTTGCGGCCCTCGCCCTCGGCGACCAGCACCTCCACGGTCCGGCCGACCTGCTTCTTGTTCTCCTCCCAGGAGATCTCCTCCTGGAGCGCGACCAGGCGCACGTACCGCTCCTGGACGACCTCCTTGGGGATCTGCCCCTCCATCTCGGCGGCCGGGGTGCCGGGACGCTTGGAGTACTGGAAGGTGAACGCCTGCGCGAACCGGGCCTCCCGGACGACGTGCATGGTCTGCTCGAAGTCCTCCTCGGTCTCGCCGGGGAAGCCTACGATGATGTCGGTGGAGATCGCCGCGTCCGGCATGGCCGCGCGGACCTTCTCGATGATCCCGAGGTAGCGCTCCTGCCGGTACGAGCGCTTCATCGCCCGCAGCACCGCGTCCGAGCCGGACTGCAGCGGCATGTGCAGCTGGTGCATCACGTTCGGGGTCTCGGCCATGGCCGCGATGACGTCGTCGGTGAAGTCCTTGGGGTGCGGCGAGGTGAACCGCACCCGCTCCAGGCCCTCGACCTCGCCGCAGGCGCGCAGCAGCTTGCTGAACGCCTGGCGGTCGCCGATGTCCTGGCCGTACGCGTTGACGTTCTGCCCGAGCAGGGTCACCTCGACCACGCCCTCGGCCACCAGCGCCTGCACCTCGGCGAGGATGTCGCCGGTCCGCCGGTCCTTCTCCTTGCCGCGCAGCGCCGGGACGATGCAGAAGGTGCAGGTGTTGTTGCAGCCGACCGAGATCGACACCCACGCCGCGTACGCCGACTCGCGCCGGGTGGGCAGCGTCGAGGGGAAGACCTCCAGCGACTCCAGGATCTCGACCTGGGCCTCCTCCTGGACCCGCGCGCGTTCCAGCAGCGCGGGCAGGTGGCCGATGTTGTGGGTGCCGAAGACCACGTCCACCCAGGGGGCGCGCTTGACGATGGTGTCGCGGTCCTTCTGCGCGAGGCAGCCGCCCACGGCGATCTGCATCCCGCTCTTGACCGCCTTCACCGAGGCGAGCTGGCCGAGGTTGCCGTAGAGGTGGTTGTCGGCCTTCTCCCGCACCGCGCAGGTGTTGAACACCACGACGTCGGCGTCGGCCCCCCGGGGTGCGCGCAGATACCCCGCGTCCTCCAGCAGGCCGGACAGCCGCTCGGAGTCGTGGACGTTCATCTGACATCCGTGGGTACGGATCTCATAGGTCCGTGGGGTTTCAACCATGCTCGTCATAGATCCACATCAAACGGTCGAGAGTGTCGCCTAGGCCGCGCTCGGAGAGCGTCTCTCCCAAGAGTCTACGGTCGCCCGACACGTTCGGTCCCTCCGGTCACGGCCACTCGCCCGGGAGGACGACGCGGTAGTCGGAGACTGTGTGCAGGTATCGGGCGTGGCGGGTCCGCAGGAAGTGGTCCTCGATCCACTGCTCACGTTCGGCGACGCTGAAGGCGGCCTCGGACTGCTCGCCGCACTCGGCCTCCTCGCCGGAAACACAGGTCGCCTGGTACGTCGGGACGCTCATCGGGTCAGCCATGATCATGAAACTCCGGGAAAGGTAGGTCTGCGTGTCCCCCATCAGTGCGCCCGCCCCAGATGCCGTCGCAGGTGGACGCGGGCGTCCGCAGCGGCGGACTGGTCGCGCGCGCGGGCCGCAGCCCTCTCCTGCGCCTTGAGCCGCAGGCATTCGGCGCACCCGGGCGCGGGCTGCGGCGCGGGCAGCGGGAAGTAGCGGAACTCGTCCGAGCCGGGCTCGTCGCCGATCACAGCACGCCCCCGCTGCTCGCCGCGTTCAGGTCGGCCAGCCGGGCCCGGAAGTCGTCCCTCTCGTCGGCCGGCGCCACGTCCTCCGGCCGGGCCTCCCACTCGCAGCCGCCGCCCTTGGGCCGCAGGAAAACCATTCCGAAGAGGTGCGCCTGCACCACCCCGACGCGATCCCGCCGGGTGTCGCGCACCAACGCGCCGAGGGGGTGGCGCCGTGCATTCTCGTCCATCGTTCCGCCTCGCATCCACTGATTGCGGATAACTGTCTGTAATCCAAGGATTGCCCTGCGGAACGGCGAGGAACAGTATTGACTAGCTGCCAGTGCCCCGGCTGCACATGAGTACGGGGCAACACTTGCACACCTTGACGGAACGTCAGCACAGCACGTATCAGGGGGTTTTCATGAGCCGCCGTAACGGGGAGTCCGGGGAAGCGGACACGGCAGCCGAACTGTTCGGCATGTTCGTCCGCCGCCGCCGCGAGGCAGCCGGGTACTCGCAGGTCCGCATGGCGCAGGAGCTGCACTACGACCGCACCCGCTACGTCAAGGTCGAAACCGGCAAACAGGTTCCGGCCCTGGCCCTGGTCCGGGCCATGGACGTGATCCTCAAGACCGAGGGCCTGATCGAGGAGATGTGGCACGGGGTCAACTGGTACCCCGAACTCGACTACCACCCCGACTGGTTCAAGCGCCGCGCCGACATGGACGCAAAGCTCGTCGAACTGCTCGAGTACCAGACGCAGTTGATCCCAGGATTGCTGCAGACGACGGAGTACGCCCATGCCCTGTTCACCAGGGCAACCCACTCGGACGGCACTACGGTCAACGATCAGGTCAAGGGTCGAATCAGTCGACAGACGCGGTTTTTGGAACCGGACGGGCCTACCTACATCGTGCTCTTGGATGAGAGCTGCATTCGCAACATCATCGGTAGCCGAGACGTCATGTACCGTCAGCTGAAACACCTGATCGCCGTCGGCGAGCTGCCCAACATCCGCATCCAGATCATCCCGTACGGCCTCTCGCATGTGGCGGTGCCGAACACGCCTATGTCCCTGATCGCCATGCCCGATGACACACGCTACGTGTACTCGGAATCGCTGGACGGAGGGCACTTCAGCGAGCATCCGAACGTGCTCGCCAAGCACCAACGCACCTATGATCTGTTGCGTGCGGACGCGCTACCGGCCCGCGAATCTGCCGCTGTCATCAGGGAAGCTATGAGAGGGCACATCAACATGAACAACTACCCCAGCCTGAACAACGCCCCATGGCGCAAGTCCAGCTACAGCGGCGACAACGGCGGCAACTGCATCGAGGCCGCCCCCGGCTTCCTCCCCGGCGCCGTCCCGATCCGCGACAGCAAGGATCCGAACGGCCCCGCGCTGGTCTTCCCCACCGATGCGTTTGCGTCGTTCGTCGCCGCAGTCAAGGCAGGCGAGTTCCCCACCGCCTGACCCGCACCAACGCACCACAGAGGCCCCCGGATACGCTCGGGGGCCTCTGTACGAACCGCTCCGGCGGCCACAGACTGGGGGTGATGAACCCCCGGCCCAGCCAAAGGAGTTCGCACATGAGTCAGCCTGATCTGAGCAACG
Proteins encoded in this window:
- a CDS encoding bifunctional (p)ppGpp synthetase/guanosine-3',5'-bis(diphosphate) 3'-pyrophosphohydrolase, with the protein product MNINAGDLPVIPPVIPLDGRRAVSPPTAAPRGGGALRRARARSGLGRAGFAALLAGGPRPQLADAMEPVVRAHRSHHPGADIALLGRAYEVAEASHRGQTRKSGEPYITHPLAVTMILAQLGAETTALVASLLHDTVEDTAVTLDQVRAGFGDEVAYLVDGVTKLEKVDFGAAAEAETFRKMLLATGEDVRVMVIKLADRLHNMRTIRHMKPASQVRIAKVTRDVLIPLAERLGIQVVKTELEDIVFATLHPEEYARTQELLAAHERAEADPLGEFAGLLRRQLREARIQAEVTVRPRHCVSVHRALLHRTELTPCDFGRLLVVVEENADCYAVLGELHTCWTPLPGEFKDFIAGPKFNLYQSLHTAVTTGPGQVVEVLVRTEHMHRVAEFGVVALDTPGGGTAEEQPAEGGDGAGPGSTPERDELDRTDPARPGWLARLLDWQRETPDADTFWSALTADLSGDGELTVVTEGGGTLQLPSGSSCVDVAYALGEDVGHRCIGARVNGRLTALSTLLRDGDAVDVLTESGEPGEPGGEPGGPDPEWLAHARTPSARIAIERWLAEHPAAPQPPADQEHPPSGPPAAAPRTAAPRASAPRAAASAAEAPRQSQSAAVVAAGLPDAPVRLARCCTPVPPDALVGFAIRGGAVAVHRRDCRTGIGMAVGGRTPVQVAWARDAAPSGYRVTVQADALGRPRLLADLTAAMSATGVDIVSASVEPPQELRVRHTYTVELPDAGALPELMRAMLRVAGVYDVYRAGPQGSDGPENGDDPAGAGMRPSSAGTTGMSGEPAAFSPASPHPSGSPTLRTQ
- the dapF gene encoding diaminopimelate epimerase, encoding MLKGLRFLKGHGTENDFVIVPDPDGRIELGPAAVARLCDRRAGIGGDGLLRVVRSAAHPEARAMADEAEWFMDYRNADGSIAEMCGNGVRVFARYLVLAGLAEPGELAVATRAGIRRARLAADGPDGPAPVTVRMGRADLPGPDGIRVTVGERNWPALNVNMGNPHAVAFVDDLDHAGDLLTAPPVAPAGVYPTGVNVEFVVDRGPRHVAMRVHERGSGETRSCGTGACAVMVAAARRDGLDPAVTGQPASYTVDVPGGRLEITELPDGTVEMTGPAVVLAEGVADADWLAAG
- the miaA gene encoding tRNA (adenosine(37)-N6)-dimethylallyltransferase MiaA; the encoded protein is MNIPRIPRVITVVGATAAGKSDLGVALALELGGEVVNTDSMQLYRGMDIGTAKLTPQERRGVPHHLLDVWDVTVAASVAEYQRMAREVIDALLAQGRTPVLVGGSGLYVRAAVDELEFPGTDAEVRARLEAELEAEGSGALHRRLAEVDPPAAQAILPSNGRRIVRALEVVEITGKSFTANLPGHQSVYDTVQIGVQLPRPELDERIALRVDRMWEAGLVQEVEALAAVGLRDGRTASRALGYQQALAQLDGECSEQEARAETVRATRRFARRQESWFRRDPRVHWLSRSADEHPSVLVGRALERVHVSGR
- a CDS encoding antitoxin, with amino-acid sequence MGISDSLKDALGQAKDKATELAGKHSSTIDSGLDKVGEMADKATKGKYSDQILSGRDKAKHALDNLAADKPVVPGETVTPPESP
- a CDS encoding class III extradiol dioxygenase subunit B-like domain-containing protein; translated protein: MLVAAAVCPCPPLLVPEVASGAAPELDELRAACDAALRTVLAAGPQLIVAVGPGARHETFEQGAPGGFQPFGVDLPVRLGAGAAAGQADPGSDAAEALPPSLAVGAWLLERAGWAGAVRALAVPDYLEPRVCAENGLHLADSAERVGLLVLGEGSARRSVKAPGYLDERAEGFDARIARSLTRTDPDGGLASLDDELAFELMASGRAPWQVLAGAAGPDDAGRLKAELLYEAAPYGVGYFVAAWS
- the miaB gene encoding tRNA (N6-isopentenyl adenosine(37)-C2)-methylthiotransferase MiaB — protein: MTSMVETPRTYEIRTHGCQMNVHDSERLSGLLEDAGYLRAPRGADADVVVFNTCAVREKADNHLYGNLGQLASVKAVKSGMQIAVGGCLAQKDRDTIVKRAPWVDVVFGTHNIGHLPALLERARVQEEAQVEILESLEVFPSTLPTRRESAYAAWVSISVGCNNTCTFCIVPALRGKEKDRRTGDILAEVQALVAEGVVEVTLLGQNVNAYGQDIGDRQAFSKLLRACGEVEGLERVRFTSPHPKDFTDDVIAAMAETPNVMHQLHMPLQSGSDAVLRAMKRSYRQERYLGIIEKVRAAMPDAAISTDIIVGFPGETEEDFEQTMHVVREARFAQAFTFQYSKRPGTPAAEMEGQIPKEVVQERYVRLVALQEEISWEENKKQVGRTVEVLVAEGEGRKDQHTDRLSGRAPDSRLVHFTRPSEPVRPGDMVTVQLTYAAPHHLLAEGAPLAVRRTRAGDAWEKRQSEAAAKPAGVMLGLPGIGVPAPLPPSDAPACR
- a CDS encoding Scr1 family TA system antitoxin-like transcriptional regulator — encoded protein: MSRRNGESGEADTAAELFGMFVRRRREAAGYSQVRMAQELHYDRTRYVKVETGKQVPALALVRAMDVILKTEGLIEEMWHGVNWYPELDYHPDWFKRRADMDAKLVELLEYQTQLIPGLLQTTEYAHALFTRATHSDGTTVNDQVKGRISRQTRFLEPDGPTYIVLLDESCIRNIIGSRDVMYRQLKHLIAVGELPNIRIQIIPYGLSHVAVPNTPMSLIAMPDDTRYVYSESLDGGHFSEHPNVLAKHQRTYDLLRADALPARESAAVIREAMRGHINMNNYPSLNNAPWRKSSYSGDNGGNCIEAAPGFLPGAVPIRDSKDPNGPALVFPTDAFASFVAAVKAGEFPTA